One genomic segment of Nocardioides cavernaquae includes these proteins:
- a CDS encoding glycosyltransferase family 87 protein produces MTGFSWFVAPPFVAVLLAPLGALAYLVAAFCFAVINGLALAVIIRGLLHLAPGIRREDRRLVVLGCVAFPPVFEAFAAGQMSLIFLALWVTAMRCAADGRPVWAGMLLALAAFKPHLVLLVPCALIARRDWRALAGYVVVGSGLLLVSFAAVGQRGMRNWVDALGSAAYRELVGSGQAWKTISLAAWGESLPATRGLGILSLGVGAIAVFMAARTSLPDPLRDLAVLSLLTVVFSPHAMLYDGVLLLPIAIWLLSAGLLVRARWLLLVIWVLLFSTSMRHALAEAVPLLGWADLPLAALPMAVLVWRLRQLDGTDRARATRSSRRP; encoded by the coding sequence ATGACGGGCTTCTCCTGGTTCGTCGCGCCCCCGTTCGTCGCCGTGCTGCTCGCGCCACTCGGGGCGCTTGCCTACCTCGTGGCGGCGTTCTGCTTCGCAGTGATCAACGGGTTGGCCCTGGCGGTCATCATCCGTGGCCTGCTGCACCTGGCGCCGGGCATTCGTCGTGAGGACCGCCGCTTGGTCGTTCTGGGATGCGTTGCGTTCCCGCCGGTGTTCGAAGCGTTCGCAGCCGGACAGATGAGCCTGATCTTTCTGGCCCTGTGGGTGACGGCGATGCGGTGCGCGGCCGATGGCAGGCCGGTCTGGGCGGGCATGCTCCTTGCGCTGGCAGCCTTCAAACCGCATCTGGTGCTGCTCGTGCCATGTGCCCTCATTGCCCGCCGCGACTGGCGGGCCCTTGCCGGGTATGTCGTCGTTGGCAGCGGACTGTTGCTGGTCTCGTTTGCCGCGGTCGGTCAGCGTGGGATGCGGAACTGGGTCGACGCTCTCGGCAGCGCCGCCTACCGCGAGCTCGTTGGGTCGGGGCAGGCGTGGAAGACGATCTCCCTGGCCGCATGGGGAGAGTCCCTGCCCGCGACACGCGGTTTGGGCATCCTGTCGCTGGGAGTCGGTGCCATTGCGGTCTTCATGGCGGCCCGCACGTCGCTCCCGGATCCCCTTCGGGACCTTGCCGTCCTCAGCCTGTTGACGGTGGTGTTTTCCCCGCACGCGATGCTCTACGACGGCGTGCTCCTCCTGCCCATCGCCATCTGGCTGCTCTCGGCGGGACTCCTGGTGAGGGCGCGCTGGTTGCTGCTGGTCATCTGGGTGCTCCTCTTCTCCACCTCGATGAGGCACGCCCTTGCCGAGGCTGTGCCTCTTCTGGGCTGGGCCGACCTGCCCCTCGCTGCTCTGCCGATGGCTGTCCTCGTATGGCGCCTCCGTCAGCTGGATGGGACGGACCGGGCCAGGGCGACGCGCTCCTCTCGCCGGCCCTAG
- a CDS encoding DEDD exonuclease domain-containing protein, whose product MSTAATPVRSRWESQRSFDELGRPLRDLTFCVVDLETTGGSAAGGSMITEIGAVKVCGGEVLGEFQTLVNPHTAIPPFIAVLTGISNSMVATAPPIESALPAFLEFAAGSVLVAHNAPFDIGFLQHFNEQQGRVWPRFEVLDTAKLARRVITRDDAPNCKLSSLAQLFGATTTPNHRALADARATVDVLHGLMERLGGLGVHTLEELQTFSSRVTTAQRKKRHLAEGLPHAPGVYLFRDDRARVLYVGTSKDLRTRVRSYFTASETRSRMGEMVGLATEVTGIECATPLEASVRELRLIAEHKPRYNRRSRNPEKAHFLKLTREPWPRLSLVKRVLDDDADYLGPFSSKKTAERCLSALHDAFPIRQCNDRLPIEPSRSACVLAEMDRCVAPCDGSTDASAYSELVAQLRESLLRNPDDVVATINERMDRLAADERFEEAAVHRDRLSGFLRAAAHTQRLSALTRCPEVVAALREDAGQWEVHVVRFGRLAAAGVIPSGADASIWVEQLRSSAETVRPAPGPTPAATAEESEQVLRWLERDGVRLVDVDGEWTCPVGGAGRHLALHDAVNRSRDSLVPFDERRALTLLHRPVR is encoded by the coding sequence ATGAGCACCGCCGCCACACCCGTCCGGTCCCGCTGGGAGTCCCAGCGGAGCTTCGACGAGCTCGGGCGGCCGTTGCGTGACCTCACCTTCTGCGTCGTCGACCTGGAGACCACCGGCGGGTCCGCGGCCGGCGGGTCGATGATCACCGAGATCGGTGCGGTGAAGGTCTGCGGCGGCGAGGTGCTCGGCGAGTTCCAGACGCTGGTCAATCCGCACACCGCGATCCCGCCGTTCATCGCGGTCCTGACCGGCATCTCCAACTCGATGGTGGCCACCGCTCCCCCGATCGAGTCGGCATTGCCGGCCTTTCTCGAGTTCGCCGCGGGATCTGTGCTGGTTGCCCACAACGCGCCGTTCGACATCGGCTTCCTGCAGCACTTCAACGAGCAGCAGGGCCGGGTCTGGCCACGGTTCGAGGTGCTCGACACCGCCAAGCTGGCTCGCCGGGTGATCACCCGCGACGACGCCCCCAACTGCAAGCTCTCCTCGCTCGCGCAGCTCTTCGGGGCCACGACGACGCCCAACCACCGCGCGCTCGCCGATGCCCGCGCCACGGTCGACGTCCTCCACGGGCTGATGGAGCGGCTCGGCGGTCTCGGTGTGCACACCCTCGAGGAGCTGCAGACCTTCTCCTCGCGCGTCACCACTGCCCAGCGCAAGAAGCGCCACCTGGCCGAGGGGCTCCCCCACGCCCCCGGGGTCTACCTGTTCCGCGACGACCGCGCGCGGGTGCTCTACGTCGGCACCTCCAAGGACCTGCGCACGCGCGTCCGGTCCTACTTCACGGCCTCCGAGACCCGGTCCCGCATGGGCGAGATGGTCGGCCTGGCCACCGAGGTCACGGGCATTGAGTGCGCCACTCCGCTCGAGGCCTCCGTCCGTGAGCTCCGGCTGATCGCCGAGCACAAGCCGCGCTACAACCGACGTTCACGCAACCCGGAGAAGGCCCACTTCCTCAAGCTGACGCGAGAGCCCTGGCCGCGGCTCTCGCTGGTCAAGCGCGTGCTCGACGACGACGCCGACTACCTGGGCCCGTTCTCCTCGAAGAAGACAGCAGAGCGCTGCCTGAGCGCCCTCCACGACGCGTTCCCGATCCGGCAGTGCAACGACCGGCTCCCGATCGAGCCATCGCGCTCGGCGTGCGTTCTTGCCGAGATGGACCGGTGCGTGGCTCCGTGTGACGGCAGCACCGACGCCTCGGCGTACTCCGAGCTGGTGGCGCAGCTGCGTGAGTCACTGCTGCGCAATCCCGACGACGTCGTCGCGACGATCAACGAGCGCATGGACCGGCTGGCCGCCGACGAGCGTTTCGAGGAGGCGGCGGTCCACCGAGACCGGCTGTCCGGATTCCTTCGCGCCGCCGCGCACACCCAGCGGCTCTCCGCTCTGACCCGCTGTCCGGAGGTGGTGGCCGCCCTGCGCGAGGACGCCGGCCAGTGGGAGGTTCACGTGGTCCGTTTCGGGCGCCTCGCTGCTGCCGGCGTGATTCCTTCCGGCGCCGATGCGTCGATCTGGGTCGAGCAGCTGCGCAGCTCTGCGGAGACCGTTCGGCCCGCACCCGGCCCGACGCCTGCCGCGACGGCCGAGGAGTCCGAGCAGGTGCTGCGCTGGCTGGAGCGGGACGGAGTGCGGCTGGTCGATGTCGACGGCGAGTGGACCTGCCCGGTCGGCGGCGCGGGGCGCCACCTCGCGCTTCACGATGCGGTCAACCGGTCCCGCGACTCGCTGGTGCCGTTCGACGAGCGCCGCGCGCTGACTCTGCTGCATCGACCGGTCCGCTGA